The following coding sequences lie in one Spirosoma sp. KUDC1026 genomic window:
- the murD gene encoding UDP-N-acetylmuramoyl-L-alanine--D-glutamate ligase — protein MAGVKLAILGGGESGVGAALLAQANGFDVFLSDRSPLNEKYRARLIEAGIPFEEGQHTESRILDAVEVVKSPGIPSTAPLVQQLRAQGTPVISEIEFAARYTDAKLIAITGSNGKTTTTLLTYHLLKSAGLTVGLGGNVGDSFAGQVLTTKADYYVLELSSFQLDDMYDTHLDMMVLLNITPDHLDRYGYNFQNYVESKFRIIQNARPDDTFIYFQESAPVLTELAKRQPVVRQLPISLETNVAKGGYLADGQLVATANGQQLTLPQTETTLRGPHNAINSLAAILVAQSLGISNEAIVAGLKTFTNAAHRLEPAGTVDGVQYINDSKATNVDSVFYALSSMEAPTVWIAGGQDKGNDYQQLDEMVQQHVKALVCLGIDNQKLLTYFAGKIPEIRESRSMEDAIVQARSLSAPGDVVLLSPACASFDLFKNYEDRGNQFKAIVQSMVTAG, from the coding sequence ATGGCAGGAGTGAAATTAGCAATTTTAGGGGGGGGCGAAAGTGGCGTTGGCGCGGCATTACTGGCGCAAGCTAACGGATTTGACGTTTTTTTGTCGGATCGGAGTCCGCTGAACGAGAAATATCGGGCACGACTGATCGAAGCGGGTATCCCGTTTGAAGAAGGCCAGCATACCGAATCCCGGATTCTGGATGCGGTCGAAGTTGTCAAAAGTCCTGGTATTCCCTCCACTGCTCCGCTGGTTCAGCAACTGCGTGCGCAGGGAACGCCCGTCATCTCCGAAATTGAATTTGCGGCTCGCTACACCGACGCCAAACTCATTGCGATTACGGGCAGCAATGGGAAGACAACCACAACCCTGCTGACGTATCATCTGCTCAAATCGGCGGGCTTGACTGTTGGGCTGGGAGGTAACGTGGGGGACAGCTTTGCGGGGCAGGTGCTTACCACAAAAGCTGACTATTACGTTCTGGAACTAAGCAGTTTTCAGCTGGACGATATGTACGATACTCACCTGGATATGATGGTGCTGTTGAATATTACGCCCGATCACCTGGACCGGTACGGCTATAATTTTCAGAATTACGTCGAGTCCAAATTCCGGATCATACAAAACGCCCGGCCCGACGATACGTTTATCTACTTTCAGGAAAGCGCCCCGGTCCTAACCGAACTGGCCAAACGCCAGCCTGTTGTGCGGCAGCTGCCTATTTCGCTGGAAACAAACGTTGCAAAAGGAGGCTACCTGGCCGATGGCCAATTGGTAGCAACGGCCAATGGTCAGCAACTGACGTTACCACAAACCGAAACGACGTTACGTGGTCCGCATAATGCGATCAACTCACTGGCGGCTATTCTCGTCGCGCAGTCGCTGGGTATTTCGAACGAGGCTATTGTAGCGGGATTGAAAACCTTCACCAATGCGGCTCATCGGCTCGAACCGGCGGGAACGGTCGACGGGGTGCAGTACATCAACGACTCCAAAGCGACGAACGTCGATTCAGTTTTCTACGCGCTCTCCAGCATGGAAGCACCTACGGTCTGGATTGCGGGTGGTCAGGACAAAGGCAACGATTATCAGCAGTTGGACGAAATGGTGCAGCAGCACGTCAAAGCGCTGGTGTGCCTGGGAATTGACAACCAGAAACTGCTGACGTATTTCGCCGGTAAGATTCCAGAGATTCGCGAAAGCCGGTCGATGGAGGACGCCATTGTCCAGGCCCGGTCGCTGAGCGCACCCGGTGACGTAGTGCTGCTGTCGCCCGCCTGTGCGAGCTTTGATCTGTTCAAAAACTACGAAGACCGGGGCAATCAATTCAAAGCCATTGTTCAGTCGATGGTGACCGCAGGCTAG
- the murC gene encoding UDP-N-acetylmuramate--L-alanine ligase: MTLDTIKNAYFLGIGGIGMSALARWFRINGYAVAGYDKTPTQLTEALEAEGMTIHFTEDVEQIPASFRENPAETLVIYTPAVPKTHAEYIYLTENGFTLQKRSQVLGLIAGQMKTVGIAGTHGKTTTSSMVAHILRDSGVNCAAFLGGITANYGTNFLLNEPAEDLRSVVCVVEADEFDRSFLTLFPHLAVVTSTDADHLDIYGAHDAVLESFGKYVSQIESDGVLFMKQGLALADKTKAQVRPYSLESGNYYSQNLHVDEATFRFDLVYPGGVISDICLMVPGFHNVENAIAAGAVALELGVTPEAIKVALASYRGVKRRFDYILKTEEAVLIDDYAHHPAEVNAFLSSVKALYPDRDVVAIFQPHLFTRTRDFADGFAESLSLADHVILLDIYPAREQPIEGVTSDLIFEKIQAKKKEKSTKTELPSLIRSLRPSLLVTIGAGDIDQLLPVLKSELETNR; the protein is encoded by the coding sequence ATGACATTAGATACAATCAAGAACGCTTACTTTCTGGGAATTGGCGGCATTGGCATGAGTGCCCTGGCGCGCTGGTTTCGCATTAACGGGTATGCCGTGGCTGGCTACGACAAAACACCGACGCAACTGACAGAGGCACTGGAAGCCGAAGGCATGACCATCCACTTTACCGAAGACGTTGAACAGATTCCGGCTTCGTTCCGGGAAAACCCGGCCGAAACGCTGGTGATCTATACGCCCGCCGTTCCCAAAACGCACGCCGAATACATTTACCTGACCGAAAACGGTTTTACGCTGCAAAAGCGGTCGCAGGTATTAGGTCTGATTGCCGGACAGATGAAAACAGTCGGGATTGCCGGTACGCATGGCAAAACTACAACCTCGTCGATGGTCGCCCACATCCTGCGGGATTCGGGCGTAAACTGCGCGGCTTTTCTGGGCGGTATTACGGCTAACTACGGTACGAACTTCCTGCTGAACGAGCCCGCCGAAGACCTGCGCTCGGTGGTTTGCGTCGTGGAAGCCGATGAGTTTGACCGGTCTTTCCTGACGCTGTTTCCGCATTTGGCTGTCGTTACGTCGACCGATGCCGACCACCTGGACATTTACGGAGCGCATGACGCCGTGCTGGAATCGTTTGGTAAATACGTCAGCCAGATCGAGTCAGATGGAGTACTGTTCATGAAACAGGGCCTGGCTCTAGCCGATAAAACAAAGGCGCAGGTTCGGCCTTATTCGCTCGAAAGTGGGAATTACTACAGCCAGAATCTGCACGTTGATGAGGCAACGTTCCGATTCGATCTGGTTTACCCCGGCGGGGTAATCAGCGACATCTGTCTAATGGTGCCCGGCTTCCATAACGTCGAAAATGCCATTGCCGCCGGAGCTGTCGCACTCGAACTGGGCGTAACGCCCGAAGCCATCAAGGTAGCGCTGGCCAGTTACCGGGGGGTAAAGCGCCGGTTTGATTACATTCTCAAAACCGAGGAGGCCGTTCTGATTGACGATTATGCGCACCATCCGGCCGAAGTAAACGCATTTTTATCATCGGTAAAGGCGTTGTATCCGGATCGTGACGTAGTAGCTATTTTTCAACCGCATTTGTTTACCCGAACGCGCGATTTTGCTGACGGTTTTGCCGAGAGTCTGTCGCTGGCCGACCACGTAATTCTGCTGGATATCTACCCGGCGCGTGAACAACCGATTGAAGGCGTGACGTCAGATTTGATTTTTGAGAAAATTCAGGCGAAGAAAAAGGAAAAAAGTACAAAAACTGAACTACCTTCATTGATTCGATCGCTCAGGCCGTCATTGCTGGTCACAATCGGCGCTGGAGACATTGATCAGTTGTTGCCGGTATTAAAATCAGAATTAGAGACCAATAGATAA
- a CDS encoding FtsW/RodA/SpoVE family cell cycle protein — protein sequence MALREWLRTHLKGDRQIWWIVLYLSIMSILVVYSATGTKAFRELDGNTEAFLFKHGLLLLVGVACTYFAHRFNYVVYAKLSKFGLWLSIPLLLWAFFKGTNLNDASRWVTIPIIGQTFQPSDLAKLALISNLAAMLAKRQKIMNNPEVLLSLIVWIGIICSLIILSNTSTALLLAATCFLLMYIGRVPTRYLTIMVVVCVVLGGLGLILGQRFGTATNRVKSFMDSDTIVYQVEQSYIALANGGLMGQGPGNSHQRNTLPNPFSDFIYAIIVEEYGLLLGGIPVLLAYLWFLWRGIRAIRVTSRPFGGLLSVGLTFSIVFQAFASMCVAIGLAPVTGQPMPMLSMGGTSLIFTGLSIGIVLSVSRGEADERAIADSR from the coding sequence ATGGCTCTCCGCGAGTGGCTCCGTACGCACCTGAAAGGTGATCGCCAAATCTGGTGGATCGTTCTCTACCTGTCTATCATGAGTATTCTGGTTGTGTACAGCGCAACCGGCACCAAGGCGTTCCGCGAACTGGACGGCAATACCGAGGCATTTCTGTTCAAACATGGTCTCCTGTTACTGGTTGGGGTAGCCTGCACCTATTTTGCCCACCGGTTTAACTATGTCGTATACGCCAAACTATCGAAATTTGGCCTTTGGCTGTCTATTCCGCTGCTGCTGTGGGCCTTCTTCAAAGGCACAAACCTGAACGACGCATCGCGCTGGGTAACCATTCCGATCATTGGACAGACTTTCCAGCCTTCCGATCTGGCCAAACTGGCTTTGATTTCCAATCTGGCGGCCATGCTGGCCAAACGGCAGAAGATCATGAACAACCCGGAGGTGCTGCTAAGTCTCATCGTGTGGATCGGCATTATCTGTTCGCTCATTATTCTGTCCAATACGTCAACTGCTCTGTTGCTGGCAGCCACCTGCTTTCTGCTGATGTATATAGGGCGGGTACCAACCAGATACCTGACCATCATGGTGGTCGTTTGTGTGGTTCTGGGAGGGCTGGGATTAATTCTGGGGCAACGGTTTGGCACGGCGACCAACCGGGTAAAAAGCTTTATGGATTCTGATACCATCGTGTACCAGGTCGAGCAGTCGTATATCGCGCTGGCTAATGGTGGGCTGATGGGGCAGGGGCCGGGTAATAGTCACCAGCGTAATACCCTGCCGAACCCCTTCTCCGATTTTATCTACGCCATTATTGTTGAAGAATATGGTTTATTGCTGGGTGGTATTCCGGTGCTGCTGGCCTATTTGTGGTTTCTCTGGCGAGGGATTCGAGCCATTCGCGTAACCAGTCGACCCTTTGGCGGGTTGCTATCAGTAGGATTAACATTCAGCATTGTTTTCCAGGCGTTTGCCAGCATGTGCGTGGCCATTGGGCTGGCTCCTGTAACCGGTCAGCCGATGCCGATGCTTAGCATGGGGGGAACCTCACTCATTTTTACCGGACTTTCGATCGGGATTGTCCTGAGCGTTAGCCGGGGTGAGGCCGATGAACGGGCCATTGCCGACAGTCGATAG
- the murG gene encoding undecaprenyldiphospho-muramoylpentapeptide beta-N-acetylglucosaminyltransferase — protein MNVIISGGGTGGHIYPAIAIANELKTLDPTTEILFVGAEGKMEMEKVPRAGYQILGLPVVGIKRELTLANLAFPIKLGRSFLRAQQIVRDFKPDVAVGVGGYASGPLLLAASLKGVPTLIQEQNSYAGITNKALARWARRICVAYPGMEAFFPAEKVKMTGNPVRSDIQFADQQVEAGRQLFGLEAGRPTLLVIGGSQGARTLNESLEAGLTQFVDAGVQVVWQTGTAFIERARAAVATLGSPLIKAYDFIYDMDKAYAVADAVVSRAGALSVSELCLVGRPAILVPLPTAAEDHQTKNAMSLVDRQAALLVNDRTARQELVPAALALLNNELERQQLSRQIKTLARPNAAREIAEEVRKLVK, from the coding sequence ATGAACGTAATCATCAGCGGGGGCGGAACCGGCGGACATATTTACCCGGCTATTGCCATCGCGAACGAACTTAAAACATTGGACCCAACGACCGAGATTCTGTTTGTCGGTGCGGAAGGAAAGATGGAAATGGAAAAAGTGCCCCGGGCTGGCTACCAGATTCTGGGACTGCCGGTGGTAGGCATCAAGCGCGAACTGACGCTGGCGAATCTGGCTTTCCCGATTAAACTGGGTCGTAGTTTTCTGCGGGCGCAGCAGATCGTGCGCGATTTCAAACCAGACGTAGCGGTGGGCGTTGGCGGATACGCAAGTGGGCCGCTGCTGCTGGCAGCTTCGCTGAAAGGCGTACCGACGCTGATTCAGGAGCAGAACTCCTATGCCGGCATCACTAATAAAGCGCTGGCCCGCTGGGCCCGGCGTATTTGCGTAGCCTATCCAGGGATGGAAGCATTCTTCCCGGCCGAAAAAGTGAAAATGACCGGTAACCCGGTACGTAGTGATATTCAGTTTGCCGACCAGCAGGTTGAGGCCGGACGGCAGTTGTTCGGTCTGGAAGCGGGTCGCCCAACGCTGCTCGTTATTGGCGGTAGTCAGGGAGCCCGAACCCTGAACGAAAGCCTGGAAGCGGGTCTGACGCAATTCGTCGATGCGGGTGTGCAGGTGGTCTGGCAGACGGGAACGGCGTTTATCGAGCGGGCACGCGCGGCTGTTGCCACACTGGGCTCTCCGCTGATCAAAGCGTATGACTTTATCTACGACATGGACAAAGCCTATGCTGTGGCCGATGCTGTGGTGTCGCGGGCGGGGGCGCTGTCGGTATCGGAGTTATGTCTGGTCGGTCGCCCGGCCATTCTGGTCCCACTGCCCACGGCGGCTGAAGATCATCAAACCAAGAACGCTATGAGTCTGGTCGACCGGCAGGCAGCACTATTGGTTAACGACCGAACAGCCCGGCAGGAACTGGTTCCGGCGGCTCTGGCATTGCTGAACAACGAATTGGAGCGGCAGCAGTTAAGCCGACAGATCAAAACGCTGGCCCGACCCAATGCCGCGCGGGAAATTGCGGAAGAAGTACGAAAACTGGTGAAGTAA
- the mscL gene encoding large-conductance mechanosensitive channel protein MscL — MLNEFREFIAKGNVLDLAVGVIIGAAFGKITTSLVEDIINPILGLIIGGIDFSQLKWVLKEAVGTTPEVAIRYGNFVNTVLQFLIIAWVVFLIVKLANRLRVSNSIAKE; from the coding sequence ATGCTGAATGAATTCCGGGAATTTATTGCGAAAGGAAACGTACTGGATCTGGCCGTTGGCGTCATCATTGGCGCGGCCTTTGGTAAGATCACGACTTCACTGGTAGAGGACATCATCAACCCAATTCTGGGGCTGATTATTGGCGGTATCGACTTTAGTCAGTTGAAGTGGGTATTGAAAGAAGCCGTCGGCACAACGCCGGAAGTCGCCATTCGTTACGGTAATTTCGTTAATACGGTGCTCCAGTTCCTGATCATTGCCTGGGTGGTGTTTCTGATTGTCAAGCTGGCAAACCGTCTTCGCGTTTCTAACTCAATAGCCAAGGAGTAA
- a CDS encoding DUF3078 domain-containing protein, translated as MKGTLHFLLAWLISYGALAQDTTVVKNFKDTLVVKIKFDTTYWQRSFSGGINLNQASFTNWSGGGINSIALGSTVSARALYMKGQWSWDNTGDFQLGYITQEGVRRKSSDQILITSAVGLKASPVLDYFFSSTFSSYFAPGYQYTKLAPEQTQLKISNFLSPGQLSLAWGLAYKPQTWLSVRLSPFSPRFTFLLDNDVRYRNQGDTLYIRDPTATVYGVRPGRRVRTEWLALQLQATLNKNVTDNISVNAKYLMYANYQTLNAIDHRIDLTVTAKVTRYISTTFGIIALLDKDYSPSLQLQQTLAVGLLYNVSTFREKKKKATAK; from the coding sequence ATGAAAGGAACGTTACATTTTCTGCTGGCCTGGCTCATCAGTTACGGGGCTCTTGCTCAGGATACGACTGTAGTAAAAAACTTCAAGGATACCCTGGTTGTCAAAATCAAATTCGATACAACCTACTGGCAGCGATCATTTAGTGGCGGCATTAACCTGAACCAGGCTTCGTTCACGAACTGGTCGGGGGGCGGAATTAATTCGATTGCGCTGGGGAGCACGGTCTCAGCCCGGGCGCTTTACATGAAAGGGCAGTGGTCCTGGGATAATACCGGCGATTTTCAACTGGGTTATATCACGCAGGAAGGCGTCCGCCGTAAATCATCCGATCAGATTTTAATAACATCAGCGGTGGGCCTGAAAGCGTCGCCCGTGCTGGACTATTTCTTTTCCAGCACGTTCTCCTCCTATTTTGCGCCCGGTTATCAATACACCAAACTCGCCCCGGAGCAAACCCAGCTCAAAATATCCAACTTTCTGAGCCCCGGTCAGCTCAGTCTGGCGTGGGGGCTAGCCTATAAGCCACAAACCTGGCTGTCGGTGCGGCTTAGTCCCTTTTCGCCCCGGTTTACGTTTCTGCTGGACAACGACGTCCGGTATCGAAATCAGGGCGATACGCTGTACATTCGGGACCCGACAGCTACGGTATATGGTGTGCGACCCGGCAGACGCGTCCGAACGGAGTGGCTGGCTCTTCAGCTGCAGGCGACACTGAACAAGAACGTAACGGATAATATCAGTGTCAATGCCAAGTACCTGATGTATGCCAACTATCAAACGCTGAACGCTATTGATCACCGCATTGACCTGACCGTAACCGCAAAAGTAACCCGCTATATCAGTACTACGTTCGGTATTATCGCTTTGCTCGACAAGGACTACAGCCCGTCATTACAACTTCAGCAAACCCTGGCTGTCGGGTTGCTGTACAATGTCAGCACGTTCCGCGAAAAGAAAAAGAAGGCGACGGCTAAGTGA